One window of the Chanos chanos chromosome 11, fChaCha1.1, whole genome shotgun sequence genome contains the following:
- the slc43a1b gene encoding solute carrier family 43 member 1b, with protein MAPSLSQAYKRRWWMAVTAIVENLLCSAVLLGWSSLLIMLKNEGFYSHLCTENVTATENVSVSIEEAHVWQSCVEQEEILNLGFTIGSFIISAATLPLGILMDKFGPRPLRLIGSSCFAFSMAMIAVAAYDPSVLSALIFIAVSFNGFGGICLTFTSLTLPNMFGNIRATVLSLMFGSYASSAVTFPAVRLIYDFGVPFKLIMWAWMGFACLIFVNCFFNWPGESFPAPESVIYTKKVKTTGLVMDDKSTGDRFYTHVITETKCIREKQEPAENAQDGTTAQHQGSLPFRSSVCSSIFLWSLITMAMTQLRLIFFMGAMNKMVEFLVTHGDPNAPEDLMKEAEAQVGFYSSIFGTMQLLCLLTSPMIGYIMDWRMKECEEETCSAEGEKSPAGPPKRDRKIQKLTNATRAFIFTNTLLVIFGIISLIDNLPLQMVSFVLHTVVRGFIHSCCGGLYAAEYPTNHFGTLTGLQSMISALFALLQQPLFVAMLGPLKGDPYWINIGLLVLSLTGYMLPSYLIYHRSQLVRKKAELEKEAAHQSTQDRTPLNQSANDYAKPEINGHAANKV; from the exons ATGGCTCCGTCCCTGTCTCAGGCATACAAGAGGCGCTGGTGGATGGCAGTGACTGCTATCGTGGAGAACCTGCTCTGCTCTGCGGTGCTTCTGGGCTGGAGCTCCCTCCTCATCATGCTTAAAAACGAGGGTTTCTACTCTCATTTGTGCACAG agAACGTTACAGCGACAGAGAACGTCAGTGTGAGCATTGAGGAGGCCCATGTTTGGCAGAGCTGTGTGGAACAGGAGGAGATTCTGAATTTGGGCTTCACCATTGGCTCGTTCATCATCAGCGCGGCCACACTGCCCCTGGGCATTCTGATGGATAAGTTTGGACCACGCCCCCTGCGACTGATAGGCAG ttcgtgttttgctttttccatGGCAATGATTGCTGTAGCAGCATATGACCCTTCAG TACTGTCAGCCCTTATCTTCATTGCTGTGTCCTTCAATGGATTTGGTGGAATCTGCCTTACTTTTACCTCACTGACA CTGCCCAACATGTTTGGGAACATTCGCGCCACCGTCCTGTCCCTGATGTTTGGTTCCTACGCCTCCTCGGCTGTGACCTTCCCCGCTGTCAGA ctaaTCTATGATTTTGGCGTGCCTTTCAAGCTGATCATGTGGGCATGGATGGGTTTTGCCTGCCTGATTTTCGTCAACTGCTTCTTTAACTGGCCAGGAGAGTCGTTCCCCGCCCCTGAATCCGTTATCTACAC TAAGAAGGTGAAGACAACAGGGCTGGTTATGGACGATAAGTCGACTGGAGATCGCTTCTATACTCACGTGATCACAGAGACAAAGTGCATTCGTGAGAAACAGGAGCCCGCCGAAAACGCACAGGATGGTACCACAGCACAGCATCAAG GGTCCCTTCCCTTCCGGAGCTCTGTCTGCTCATCCATCTTCCTGTGGAGTCTCATCACCATGGCGATGACCCAGCTCCGCCTCATATTCTTTATGGGCGCCATGAACAAGATGGTGGAGTTCTTGGTAACCCACGGCGACCCCAATG CTCCTGAAGACCTGATGAAGGAGGCAGAGGCACAAG TTGGCTTCTACTCGTCCATCTTTGGGACAATGCAGCTCCTCTGCCTGTTGACTTCCCCTATGATCGGCTACATCATGGACtggagaatgaaagagtgtgaggaagagacaTGTTCAgcggagggagagaagag TCCTGCTGGACCtccaaagagagacagaaagatccAGAAGCTGACCAATGCGACCAGAGCTTTCATCTTCACCAATACACTACTTGTCATCTTTGGCATCATCTCCCTCATAGATAATTTGCCTTTAcaa atggtaTCCTTTGTTCTTCACACTGTGGTAAGAGGGTTCATCCACTCCTGCTGTGGAGGACTCTACGCTGCAGA GTACCCGACCAATCACTTTGGCACTCTCACTGGTTTGCAGTCCATGATTAGTGCCCTGTTTGCTCTTCTCCAACAACCTTTATTCGTCGCCATGCTTGGACCTCTGAAAGGAGACCCCTACTGG ATCAACATAGGTCTGCTCGTGCTTTCGTTGACGGGCTACATGTTGCCAAGTTACCTCATCTATCACCGTAGTCAACTCGTTCGTAAGAAGGCGGAGCTTGAAAAGGAGGCAGCTCACCAATCAACACAAGACAGGACTCCCCTCAACCAATCAGCCAATGATTACGCCAAACCAGAAATTAACGGACATGCAGCGAATAAAGTTTAA